A genomic stretch from Ficedula albicollis isolate OC2 chromosome 4A, FicAlb1.5, whole genome shotgun sequence includes:
- the LOC101815986 gene encoding DNA-directed RNA polymerases I and III subunit RPAC2-like — MVMKNPDVQFCGYCITHPSESKINFRIQTRGALPAVEPFRKGLNDLMGVCQHVLNTFERSMKEFRAQKEEEMQ, encoded by the exons ATGGTGATGAAGAA ccctgacGTGCAGTTCTGTGGCTACTGCATCACACACCCCTCAGAAAGCAAGATCAACTTCAGGATCCAGAccagag GAGCCCTTCCTGCTGTGGAGCCATTCAGGAAGGGGCTGAACGACCTGATGGGTGTTTGCCAGCACGTGCTCAACACCTTTGAG AGGAGCATGAAGGAGTTCAGGGcacagaaggaggaggagatgcaGTAA
- the LOC101815656 gene encoding endothelin B receptor-like isoform X1 has product MFYKTTKPPPAAARPAQNPKSSILQLPRAGGGFRRDQERLPDSRLSTRAQRDPPSTMSAAAPISSAALPILLSCLLSGALTQSPEPFQGSTVPPELPSQRHPHAPEQPGSNLSGSSPSEQPLPPVCARPADIRHAFKYINTVVSCSIFLVGIVGNSTLLRIIYKNKCMRNGPNVLIASLALGDLLYILIALPVNVYKLLAKDWPFGVQVCKLVPFIQKASVGITVLSLCALSIDRYRAVASWSRIQGIGIPLWKAVEVLLIWALAVVLAVPEAIAFDMVELSYWEQHLWVCMLASEQKSRFMRFYRDVKDWWLFGFYFCLPLVCTGIFYTLMSCEMLSKRNGMRIALNDHMKRRREVAKTVFCLVVIFALCWLPLHLSRILKKTIYDQTDPNRCELLSFLLVMDYFGINMASLNSCINPVALYFVSRKFKNCFQSCLCCWCQRPALSITPTDEKGSVGKWKATGQELGLDRSSSRLSNKYSSS; this is encoded by the exons AGCCCAGCGAGACCCCCCGAGCACCATGAGCGCTGCTGCCCCCATCTCCTCGGCGGCCCTGCCCATCCTCCTGAGCTGCCTCTTGTCTGGAGCGCTCACCCAGAGCCCGGAGCCCTTCCAGGGCAGCACGGTGCCCCCGGAGCTGCCGAGCCAGCGGCACCCCCACGCCCCGGAGCAGCCCGGCTCCAACCTGTCGGGCAGCTCGCCCTCCGAGCAGCCGCTGCCGCCCGTGTGCGCCCGCCCCGCCGACATCCGACACGCCTTCAAGTACATCAACACGGTGGTGTCCTGCTCCATCTTCCTGGTGGGCATCGTGGGCAACTCCACGCTGCTGCGCATCATCTACAAGAACAAGTGCATGAGGAACGGCCCCAACGTGCTGATCGCCAGCCTGGCGCTGGGCGACCTGCTCTACATCCTCATCGCCCTGCCCGTCAACGTCTACAAG ctcctggccaagGACTGGCCCTTCGGAGTGCAGGTCTGCAAGCTGGTGCCCTTCATCCAGAAAGCCTCTGTGGGCATCACTGTGCTCAGCCTCTGTGCCCTCAGCATCGACAG GTACCGGGCAGTGGCGTCCTGGAGCCGGATCCAGGGCATTGGGATTCCCCTCTGGAAGGCCGTGGAGGTGCTGCTGATCTGGGCCCTGGCCGTGGTGCTGGCGGTGCCCGAGGCCATCGCCTTCGACATGGTGGAGCTGAGCTACTGGGAGCAGCACCTGTGGGTGTGCATGCTGGCCTCGGAGCAGAAATCCCGCTTCATGAGG TTCTACCGGGATGTCAAGGACTGGTGGCTTTTTGGCTTCTATTTCTGCCTGCCCTTGGTGTGCACGGGCATCTTCTACACCCTCATGTCCTGCGAGATGCTGAGCAAGAGGAACGGGATGAGGATCGCCCTGAATGACCACATGAAACGG CGCAGGGAGGTGGCCAAGACCGTGTTCTGCCTGGTGGTGATCTTCGCgctctgctggctgcccctgcaCCTCAGCCGCATCCTCAAGAAAACCATCTACGACCAGACGGACCCCAACCGCTGCGAGCTGCTCAG TTTCCTGCTGGTGATGGATTATTTTGGGATCAACATGGCCTCCCTCAACTCCTGCATCAACCCCGTGGCTCTGTACTTTGTCAGTCGGAAATTCAAGAACTGCTTCCAG tcctgcctgtgctgctggtgccagagGCCAGCCCTGAGCATCACCCCCACGGATGAGAAGGGATCCGTTGGCAAGTGGAAAGCCacggggcaggagctggggctggacaggagcagctcccGCCTGAGCAACAAATACAGCTCATCCTAA
- the LOC101815656 gene encoding endothelin B receptor-like isoform X2, whose amino-acid sequence MFYKTTKPPPAAARPAQNPKSSILQLPRAGGGFRRDQERLPDSRLSTRAQRDPPSTMSAAAPISSAALPILLSCLLSGALTQSPEPFQGSTVPPELPSQRHPHAPEQPGSNLSGSSPSEQPLPPVCARPADIRHAFKYINTVVSCSIFLVGIVGNSTLLRIIYKNKCMRNGPNVLIASLALGDLLYILIALPVNVYKLLAKDWPFGVQVCKLVPFIQKASVGITVLSLCALSIDRYRAVASWSRIQGIGIPLWKAVEVLLIWALAVVLAVPEAIAFDMVELSYWEQHLWVCMLASEQKSRFMRFYRDVKDWWLFGFYFCLPLVCTGIFYTLMSCEMLSKRNGMRIALNDHMKRRREVAKTVFCLVVIFALCWLPLHLSRILKKTIYDQTDPNRCELLRIPGQAVWEFTPLTHPFSPFPPQFPAGDGLFWDQHGLPQLLHQPRGSVLCQSEIQELLPVLPVLLVPEASPEHHPHG is encoded by the exons AGCCCAGCGAGACCCCCCGAGCACCATGAGCGCTGCTGCCCCCATCTCCTCGGCGGCCCTGCCCATCCTCCTGAGCTGCCTCTTGTCTGGAGCGCTCACCCAGAGCCCGGAGCCCTTCCAGGGCAGCACGGTGCCCCCGGAGCTGCCGAGCCAGCGGCACCCCCACGCCCCGGAGCAGCCCGGCTCCAACCTGTCGGGCAGCTCGCCCTCCGAGCAGCCGCTGCCGCCCGTGTGCGCCCGCCCCGCCGACATCCGACACGCCTTCAAGTACATCAACACGGTGGTGTCCTGCTCCATCTTCCTGGTGGGCATCGTGGGCAACTCCACGCTGCTGCGCATCATCTACAAGAACAAGTGCATGAGGAACGGCCCCAACGTGCTGATCGCCAGCCTGGCGCTGGGCGACCTGCTCTACATCCTCATCGCCCTGCCCGTCAACGTCTACAAG ctcctggccaagGACTGGCCCTTCGGAGTGCAGGTCTGCAAGCTGGTGCCCTTCATCCAGAAAGCCTCTGTGGGCATCACTGTGCTCAGCCTCTGTGCCCTCAGCATCGACAG GTACCGGGCAGTGGCGTCCTGGAGCCGGATCCAGGGCATTGGGATTCCCCTCTGGAAGGCCGTGGAGGTGCTGCTGATCTGGGCCCTGGCCGTGGTGCTGGCGGTGCCCGAGGCCATCGCCTTCGACATGGTGGAGCTGAGCTACTGGGAGCAGCACCTGTGGGTGTGCATGCTGGCCTCGGAGCAGAAATCCCGCTTCATGAGG TTCTACCGGGATGTCAAGGACTGGTGGCTTTTTGGCTTCTATTTCTGCCTGCCCTTGGTGTGCACGGGCATCTTCTACACCCTCATGTCCTGCGAGATGCTGAGCAAGAGGAACGGGATGAGGATCGCCCTGAATGACCACATGAAACGG CGCAGGGAGGTGGCCAAGACCGTGTTCTGCCTGGTGGTGATCTTCGCgctctgctggctgcccctgcaCCTCAGCCGCATCCTCAAGAAAACCATCTACGACCAGACGGACCCCAACCGCTGCGAGCTGCTCAG GATCCCAGGCCAGGCAGTTTGGGAATTCACACCTCTGACACATCCGTTCTCCCCCTTCCCACCTCAGTTTCCTGCTGGTGATGGATTATTTTGGGATCAACATGGCCTCCCTCAACTCCTGCATCAACCCCGTGGCTCTGTACTTTGTCAGTCGGAAATTCAAGAACTGCTTCCAG tcctgcctgtgctgctggtgccagagGCCAGCCCTGAGCATCACCCCCACGGATGA